One genomic window of Struthio camelus isolate bStrCam1 chromosome 1, bStrCam1.hap1, whole genome shotgun sequence includes the following:
- the LOC138065749 gene encoding ankyrin repeat domain-containing protein 26-like — protein sequence MKKNVALQKECNRSKRLLEKAMKKVRAYERRARESQMNFPGEREDPCSGRGREVAKLRTKVRELCCSLEAERRKSRQLEKANEGAREELAWLHGSRDKLRKSKRQLEEEVVALRCRLEAKMRDQRHREEDKREIEQKAGQELRQKLQEVNLFLQTQAAAQDRAEQLRAASAASAVGRLQQRVRHLEYELALTKRLQ from the exons atgaagaaaaacgttgcactgcagaaagaatgcaacag gtcgaagaggcttctggagaaagctatgaagaaagtgagggcgtatgagaggcgggcgcgagagtcccagatgaatttcccgggcgaaagggaggacccgtgttcgggaaggggcagagaagttgctaaattacgaacaaag gtccgtgagctgtgctgctccctggaggcagagcggaggaagtcgaggcagctagagaaagcaaacgaaggtgcgcgagaagagttggcttggctgcatgggagccgtgacaaactgcggaagagcaagcggcagctggaagaagaggtggttgcgctgaggtgtcgcttagaggccaagatgagggatcagaggcacagagaagaggataaaagggagattgagcaaaaggctgggcaagagctaaggcaaaaactacaggaagtcaatctctttctgcag acacaggcagccgcccaggaccgagcggaacaactaagagccgcttctgcagcttccgcggtaggccgactgcagcagagagttaggcatttagaatatgaattggctctcacaaaacgcctgcagtga
- the LOC138065750 gene encoding ankyrin repeat domain-containing protein 7-like gives EKELGKLHRAAASGDLARVRRRRWLPRVGLDGRDKAKRTPLHLACANGHAEVVLYLVERKCKLNPRDNFKRSPLMKAVQCQHEGCVAILLAHGADANLADANGNTALHLAALAPNTCLAGQLLAHNAHLDAQNKMGYTPLSLAVSAHHVEMVEFLLSKGADVHARDQSERTPLMLAASAGDVSMIEVLLGYGADLCQKDVLGWTAEA, from the exons gagaaggagctgggcaagctgcaccgcgcggccgccagcggcgacctggcgcgggtgcggcggcggcggtggctgccgagagtcggcctcgacgggcgggacaaggcgaagcg gacacctctgcatctggcttgcgctaacggacatgcggaggttgtcttgtacttagtagagaggaagtgcaagctaaatcctcgtgacaacttcaagagatcgccactgatgaag gcagtgcagtgccagcacgaaggctgcgtcgccattctgctagcgcatggcgccgacgctaaccttgcggatgctaacggcaacactgcccttcacctggctgcccttgctcctaacacctgcctagcagggcagttactggcgcacaacgcccatcttgatgcgcagaataag atgggatacacgcccctttctctggccgtgtccgcgcatcacgtagagatggtggagttcctgcttagcaaaggagccgacgtgcacgctcgagatcagtcggaaag gacccctctgatgcttgccgcctctgccggggacgtgagcatgatagaagttcttcttggctatggtgctgacctttgccagaaagacgttcttggatggacagcggaggct